AAAGGACCTCAGGAGATCACCCCAGTCCAaccccctccctgcccagcaggatcACCCCCGAGCACATTGCGCAGGATGGCAcccaggcgggttttgaatagCTCCAGAAACTGTGAGGTTGTTAAATCTCCTCTGGCACTCGAGAGAATTCCAATTGTTAGAGGTGCGAAGGAACGCTCTGCAGCGAAAAGAAGCACAGTCGCTATAGTAACTGCGACAATAAATATATGAGCCCACTTAATCAAAGCCTCCTCTTCTAATCATGATTTTGAGGCTTGTCGTGAACTACATatcctgctgctttcccccagCTCCCTGTCAGCGTGGCTGTGCTGGCTTTGAAACCTTTCCGTCTAACGCGATGCCGCACCTATAAACAAAGAAGATGGCTAAAATAACGTGCAAGGTCATGGCTTTGTGCCTGGCTAAATATAGCCCAAATTGAGGGCGTTTAGAAACGCCAGACTCCATACCCAAACAGCATAAATCAGTAATGCTGAATGTCATTTTAGAGTGGCTGAGGATCTTGTCCAATGTATCCGATGAGTGGTTAATGCCTTGCTGAAATATACTGCCGAAGTCTTGCTTGTGAAAGAACGTCGGTCGGGAAGGCTGTGTTGTAATTAAgcccagaagagaaaaaactcCACCCCATGGAATGAGatctggcagggctgcaggggctgaaaCTCCCAGCAATATTTTTCAGGAGAGCTTTTTACTCGTACACAGCACACCCACTGCCTTGCCACTTGGTGCCTTGGTGtcttctcccagcagctcttTGGTAAAAGCCCACGTTACCATCCTTCACGTTCATTCTCAAATCCAGACTCCAATCCTGCAAAGCTTTTTCGAGCTGGGGGTCATTGCAGAGAGAAGGACCGTGCTTCGTGCCTTACCCCAGCCTCGTGCAGGTGGCCAGCAGCATCCCGTAGCAATGTGTCATGCTGCACAGCTCAGCTACTGTCTGATAACCCAAACTCGCCTGGTCCTAAGACAACAGGGATGCTTTACATCTGACCTACAGCTAGCGAGGCGGACAGCAACCCCACGAGTTAGATTTATAGCTAAATCATGCAACATGTGCTGTCCAACAAGAAAAGgagttatttcttcttcctcctgagGATGTTTATCACCATCTTTGGTGCTCAGCACAGAAGAGTTTCTTTTGGCACCCGTGATGTTGTTGCTTTGCCGTTGCCAAGAGAACAACTGGGAGCCCTTGGCATTCCTCAGCTCCCTAAACACGAAACGTCACGGCTCTGCTAGCTCTCTGGGCTGTTCGGGACCCACCCCAAGCAGTTTCACAGCTCGCTCACAACACAGAGAGAATTCATTCACCTTTTTTTCATACAACAGGAGACCATTAGATTATCACAGCAGATTTCCTACTTATGCAGGCCGTTGCATTTTACTCAGGTTCCGCTTCAGAGAAAGCCAGCAGTTCCTCCCAAAAGTCATTCGATCTCAGTATGCATCGATTGCTTTCACTCTCCTAAAACTGCTATATTTCTCATTTGAGTTTTCCTGGACTTGTAATCATTTGCTGCCTGTTATGTCTCTCTTTGGTAAATCAGAGTTGActattcctgttttatttttcccataacCTTCCTTACTGACTGTTACCAAATCCATCCCATAAATTaaacagaaggtttttttttttccccatccttgAGATAATTTTGTCGGTCCTCTCTGTAGCAGTTCCAGTTTTTCAGCctatttaaagcaaaaccacCAGAGCTGGACTCGATGTTCTTGGTTTTTTATATCACTGATTcttaatggaaattaaattaaaataaaataaaataaaaaaaataataaaaaaaaaactgctctcTGTTCTACTCACCTAGATCCAtggctcttttccttctttccacaCCGTTGCCTTGACACCTACACCACCAATCCCATAAATATGCTGATGATGTACCTACGTATACACAACTACCCAACAAATAATTTGTCACATTAGCCTTTATCGACCTTCCATCTCAGATTTTTTTACAGCGTAGATCTTGGCAGACAAACCGTCTCTCAGGACGAAAGTTCCTACATCTGGATAAAAACCAGCATCTTTATCTTCCACTATTTCTGCTAAAAATGCTGAGGGTTAATTAACCATGTCTAGAGTAAACCTTACACAGAGAGATGTCCCTAATGCCTCTGCTCATTTCCGTTATGATACCATGGCAGGAGCTACGCAGTAAAGACGACATTTACCAATTTCACTAAAAGATGTTACTTCTTCCCGCAAGCTTTGCCTCTTACACCTTTAGAGCTCCAACACTGCTAATTACCTTTGCCttatttccatcattttcctTGTGCTTGTGCCTACTAATTTTGCTCTACCTTTTAAAGCTACTCTGCTGAAAATTTTTCATATGCTCCTTGGCCCGATCCAGCACTGTGCCTGGGACTGTGCTAGTGATTTAACAGCGCAGATTGTAAAACCTCCAGCTCCTGGGAACGTTTGGTGGCACTGTTAAATCCTGCTAAATCCGTTAGTTAACCTAACGAGGCTTAATGGCTTACTCTGTTACTGACCCAGATTGCAGGAGGAGGCGGGTTTTTAGGCTGAGGGGTCAGGCTGGTGTCCTGGTTGCTTGCCCTTAAAGCCGCCTTGCTTgtgctgagaaagaaaacttctttttaGTCTCATATCCACAACCGATGCTTTTATACAAGCTTTTCCTTCTCGTAAAAATACCTCTTTGCTGGCTGAGGACCCGCAAAACCTCACAGACGCGCCGTACTTTGGGGGTCAGCCGAGCCCCACACCCCCAAAATTCAGACTTGCAATTCAAACAGGCAACTAATTAACAATCTGCTAATTCGTTACATGTTactaattattaatattaatctgGAAATTTGCATCTGTGGGTGGTAGATTGACATCCCGGCCTGCGTAATGGTAGCTCTGCAGCATCCACTTGCTGCTTTGAGGCTGTTCAGATTCAAGCCTAAAGGCAGACAAATACAGAGGGGAAGCACTGCCCTCTTCTGATCAGTCGGTGCAGGTTGGGATTGTTCCTTTATCTGATCTAAATTGgtataaaaataccaaaaactTGGCAGTAAAGTCACAGTGAAGGCTCACTGAGTGCGGTTAGGCTGCAAAGAGGGGTCAGTCAGGCACCTCAGCAGGGAGCACAACCCCACAAGTAAGGCTTTGGTGACGTTATATCTGGGTTTAGGGTCTTGAAATCAGCACACAGcacttttctgtcttcctaTCAGCTAATACAGTGCGCACGTGAACTGCGGAAAGAGAATAAACCTCACAGGGAGCGGTCACAGCCAGCGCTAGGCCTTGAAGAGAGTGGGTTAGAGGGTGAGCCCCATCAGCAGGCCTCTTGGTGCCTCTTGCAGCGCCTTAAACTGATGGATCCACCTTAAACTGATGGATCCCAGCTCTTCTGGACTGGGATCCTGACAATTCCTGACTGGAAACCATCCCTAATAACAACGGTGTGCTGTCAGCAGTGGGACCGTGGTTTTATGCAGGCAGGGGATTACGCCAGAAACCCCACTTTTACCAACTCCCCTGCAGAGGGCAGGCCTTCCTCACCTAATGCAGGCCTcatttccaaataataataataaataataataataatcagaagtCAGACAGGCTTTTAACCAGAAAACACAGCTTCCCACAGCTTTGGGCCCAACAGTTTCCACTCATAAGGCCTACAGGGACATTTTGGCTGTGTGGCTCCTGCTACCTGCAAACTCCACCTGTGTTTCCAGATAAATGTTGCACTTTTGGCTAAATCATGTTATGGAAGATCCCCACCTCCTCGATTTCCAAATTACATGCAGTATTACCCACCTGCTGCTTATTATAAACAAATACCGTGATCATCTGTGAAGTACAAACCCATCAGTGCTTAAAGATCCACACAGAAGGAAACTACCCCATCAGGAAGGAtttgggggaaagaaaacaggccAGAACGCCTCAGGGCCAgcagttttgtttcagtggGACTGAAGAGATGCTGCATGTGCTTCTGAAACACTGGTGACAGTCAACAAATCCACCACACAACCCCAGCTCCTTACCTCCTCGGCTTCCCAGCtcccatttttcccccttctccagCTTGGTTCCCTCTTGCATTTGCTCCATCCCAAGCTCTTAGAGTTTTTAGCCCTACATCAGTGCCCAAACCCTCTCATCATGGAGAAGGAATTCACACCTCCAGAGGTGGAGGCTGAAGAGATGCAGCTGAGCTTTGAGATGAGAggggaaaatgcaaatgtaaagcTGGAAACAAACCTTTCCAGTCCCAAGGCCTGATGCAGAGGCTCTCCAGGCATCCAGCACACGCAATATGTGTTTTGGTGTGTACACACGTGTGCCTTGGGATGCTAaaacaggaggaagaggcagccTGGCTCACTGCTGGAGTGGTCTTGGGGTGGTTGTTCCCCAGGAATTGCActttttgcaatgaaaattcAGCCTACAGCAGAGGAGAAACggcagggggagaaaaaaattgaacGCAGTAGGCACTGCgccacatttttaaattaaaaataaaaaaggaaaaagaaaaaagtttttaggTATAGTCTGTCCTGTCTAAGATGTAATTGGGTATATTCTCTCCAAAGCCTAACACAAATTCATGCAGACTTCCTAAAGCGCCTGCTTATTTCCACTGCGAGATTAATCAGAGCAACCCTTTCAAGATCCTTTTGTTCTATCCGTTCTGCTGCAACCCGAGAGACAATGGAGTAAGCCCCGGTGAGAAAAGCTTGTCTTTGTAAGCTAGATTtcgcttttttaaaaaaataaatagaatccTACTCTTTGAATTTAGCTATGTGATTGTTATAAACTCGCTCCAACAGCTGCCAGATGGCAGTTCAAAATGACATGGTGAGCAAGGTCTCAGGAACTGAAGATGCACTCGGAGATGTCTACGTTCGCCCGGGTATTGTACTACTTCCAACAACAAACTCTGCCTTTGAAAATGTCAAAGGGAACTATTTATGAACAAATGCCATATGGTTTATTTGTCCTCTTCAATTCCTCTCATGAtcaatgggggaaaaaaataaatccatttcaGGCCTGAAATGAGTGCATGCCACAATTCTACCCTGTTCTTACCACAAGCACTCAAAAATGGTCGATGGTGGCACGAAATTGCTCAAGGACGTATTTGCCTTGGATTAAAATGGAGAGAAATGATCAGCAGCACTCTGGTGGCTCCATTTGCCACATCCATGGACATTACGCTGGGGTTTTGTTCTCGGGTCCCTCATTCAAACAgttgcaaaaattattttattttttttttgcagaaaccACCATATTTGTTGAAATTCACTCCCCAAGGTGCCAGGGTTTGTGTCCAGGAGGCTCCCGACCCCCTCTGCGGTGCAGATCTCACAGCAAGCAAAATAAGGGCGCTACAGCAAGCAGGGAAGGCTCAGGCCTTAAATTTTTATTGTCGTAGATGAGAAACAAATCTGGCTTGTGATCGGCTGAGCACACTCAAGGAACAAATTAACGCCACCCCCGTCCTCCCCCCTTCCCGGCACGTGACGCCGACGTTTTGGGACATTAAATAATGGCTCCTCAGAAGACAATTTTCAAACCTGTTCCTTTCACGGCCATAATAAATAAGAGTCCCACGCACTTCTGGTGGAGGCATTCGGCCCGAATGCAACAACCCACGTGGAACATGGCTTCTCTTTTCGGAGGGCTGCCGACGGATGCCCACGGGGACAAAATACTGACGTGGTTTGATCCCTGGGGATTTCACGGGCCGGTGCATCAGCGAGCATCTGCTGAACCCACCAGTAGAGAGTTTTAAGCATCGCTGACCTTGTCCGGTAGGCCTAAACTCCGCCGACCTCTGGTTTGGGGCTGACATCTGTGGCTGCAGCGCTGTGCATCACCCGCGAGGGGCTGGGTGCTCCCGGCGGGGTGGGCACAGGCGGCTGGCGCGGGCAGGGGCCGCTCCTTCATCCCGGAGCTGCCCCCCACCAGTGAAAGTGCTGAGCTTTAGTTGAGGTATATAAATCATGTCACGCACTGCAAACTGAGCCCACTGCCTCTCCCTCGTTTCCTCTTTCAGGGCAGCAGCCTGAACCCCCATGGGGGACCTCCGAAGACTGGAATCCCGTCGCTTTGCCTCCCGCCCCAGGACTTCCAGCCCATCTCACCCGTGCTACCGTtttgctggagcagcagcatttccagaCAGCGTAAGGAGAGGGTTTCACGATAAGAACAAGCTTCCTGGCTTTTCAAAGCCTAGCACAAGCTCTCCTACAGCTAAACCTGCCCCTAAATCCCCCCAGGAACAGCAACCAGGGTTAACACAGTAAGCGCTGCTGTTAGTCCTTCCCCCCAAGTCTTGCCCGAGTTTTCTTCACGTCTCAGAGCATTTAGTAGTTCGCTTGTTAAAAGGGTAGAAATAATTCGTACGGGAACACTAGTTAAATACAGACCTTGCAGTTACTAGGTACAGTCGTTTCTCTTTTACAAATGTAGAGCCACCGTGCCGGGGAGCACAGTGCCCCGATGGCAGCGCAAATGGAGACTGGCTTCTACAACGCTATTTACAggtttctgatttaaaaaaaaaaaactgccgAGTTTGGTCAAATATAAGTATAGAACATTTCTTCCATATACAAACTCTCGTTAGCTGATTTGTTATTAAGGTGCTCGTTAAGTGTGGATGAGAACAGAAGTTACAGTAGATCAGTTTGCGTTCACGTCTATTTACAACCCGCGCTTGTTTGCCTGCTGACACCGGCGTGTTCCAGAGAAGCTGACAGCAAAGTGCCTTGGAGAAATgtgagtgatttttttatacGTGACCTTGGCCAGTTTGGAAACTGATGCCGCGGGAAGCCAAGTACGGAGACCTTCCTCCCTCACGGGTAGCACAAAAAGCATCCAGCTCGCTTGGCTAAGCGACCGTTTAACCCACCTGAGGTTCCCGCCAGTTTGTTTCAGATGTGAGCCAACAAGCACACGTTTCTGTCGGGCAAAGGCATGATGATATTTATGACACTCGGTGCTCTAACTGCGTAAAGCGATGCACAAATCCTAAGTATTATTTGCTTCACAGCTGCTTTGTCAGAAGGTAAGTAGTGGAACAactttcatgcctttttttctttttttggcaaaGGTTAAGTGCCCTTGCTGAGTCTGTACAGGTGACGCCCGTCGCCACCTCTCTGCTCCTGTCCAGCCCTCGCTGCCAGAACGTGCATGGTCGGCTGGGCAGCTGCCTGAGACGGGACTCACAGCACCAGGTTGTTGCATGGAATCCGTCGGGTGGCGTCTCCGAAAGAGTTCAGAACCACCCGGtacaacagaaaggaaaaacgTGCGTGTGGAAAAACCAAACGAGGAGAATGtgctcagaaacaaaaaataatcatcttccaatcaggaaaagaaaaaaaaaatcccaagcgGTCAAATTCTTTCACCATCGACATTCTCGAGGAGTTATTTTCTGCCTGCTGGCCAAACTCTACCTCTAGCTGCACCCTCGCGGCCTCTCCGCTGACCGACCACGGGTACTCCCTGGCATCACGCCCCTCTCCACACCGACTGTACTCACACGGGGGCCTCGGAGGGGCTCAAAGTTTGGCATGTTTGGAACCAGGGGAGGATCTGACCCtaataaaatgctgattttgtCCTCGTCATTTTAAGATgctatggaaaaagaaaggagaagaagtTGATTTGACCTCTGTTTGCAAACTTAGCATGTACCGGCATCTCTCCGCCGTACATTTAAGTTTCAAACAGGTCCCAGAGATTGCAAGGCAAGCTTGTTAAGGCAGTGGAAGAAACTCAACGTTCACACCTCTTGATTCCCTTCAATGCATTTCTAAGGCATCAAAAGGGGCACGTGGTTTGTGCTTGCCTTTTCAGAAAAAAGGCATTCGGAACAGCATAAAAAAGGGATGCTCAGTGACAGACGGAAGCCGCTCAGCCCGGGGCAACGGCCACGCTACCAGAGAGGAACGGGGAGCTACAGCGGGGTTTTCCAGGCTGGGGTTCCTCACCATCGCTCTTTCTGGTACACCTCTGTTTGTACAATCTCACTGGGGTGCTCGGATATACAGGCCCCGTTGATGTCATTGAGCTTGTTGTCTGGAAGATCCTCGGGTTTTGTGCAAAGTTTCAGCGCCCTGGAGATGAAGACGTCCAAGTTAAACTCGGGGTCTGTTTCGGTACTCACCTCCTTGGATTCCTGGCGGAGGTGGTGAGGAGGAGATGGCAGGCTCCGCTCCTGAATCTCCGGAAGAGTACCGGGACACTCGAGACCCACCTGCGTGCTCTTCACCCACTGAGCTATCTCCAGGAAGAGGTTGGATGGTTCTTCTTCCAGAGACAGCTCCGTTTCGGGTGCTATGGTTGCTCTTTTCCAGTGGGACAAATCTAAAATCAGCTTGGGCTCCGAGTAGTGGTGGGGCTTATTGTCCCTCCACAGCAATTTGTCCAGGTAAGAAGGCGACCCCACTTTGTAATCGCAGGATTTCCCGCACTCGGCGTCAAATACGCGGTCCATCGAGGAGTGAGATAGCTCCAGGAACCTCTCCGAGCTGCTCTGGGAATATTTCCGCGGGTCGACTTGTGCTTCCTCAGCGATGGATTCCGACCCTGCCCGCGGGTCCCGCTGAACCTCGTCCATGTCGTGGTATTTATCGTGCCTCCAGTCCAAATCGGAGGAGAGGCTGACGTGGTACCTGGCAAAGACACGCTGCTGTTAGAGGGGTCTTATTAATATCAGAGACCTTCTTGTGTGCTAAAAAAGGACGGCCAAGCAATTTATCAGGAGTCTGAGCCTGCGTGGACAGGCCCAGAAGTGGGAATATTCTCAGAACCAAGCTGCCCCTTCGTTCAGCTGCTCATTATCCCTCCGTTCTGGTCCTAAAACACGTGGCTCGAGCTGCAGAACGTCCCCAGCGGGGTGGGAGGACGAAGCCCGGGTCACAGCTTGCTGTGTCACACCGGGAAACCCAAAAGCAAGGAGGCACGCGGGCGACAAGGTGACCCCGAGCAACTGCTCTGGTGCCTCTGGCTGGCAGGCGTCAGGGCAATGTGCGGACACACTGAAGACACGCTGAGGAGCGCTGCCAggcttcctctttttttttaattcacctGGCTGTCCTCCCCAGCTGCTACCCTGATACTTGTTCACGCAGGAAAAGAGATTAATCGGAAGGAACGCGAGGGATTTCTTTAGATTACTGCTTCGGTGCCGGCGAAATTTTGTGGATTAGCAAGGCCTGGAGATTTAATTGCCacgcagagagcagcagcacatcctGCTCAGCTGGAAGGAGCTCTACGGGAAGGCAAACGTCGATAATTCTCGGCTACTCGGTTTGTGCTAGCTGCACCGGTACCGGGAAGGGGCTTTTTAACTGGGGTATGCGTCTAGGACAGGACAGACCTCGGTTCAAGTCTTTGGCCTGCTCTAACCTTCACGTGCGGCTGTCAGCAAACCATTTAAAACACAATCCAAATATGTCTGGTTTGAACAGACCCCATCGATGTGGACTCCAGGGCTTACGCACCTTGAGAAGTGATAAAATTGCGTTCAAAATCTTGTCCCCGAAAGGTGCAAGGTGGTTTTATAGCGGGTATTACAGGGACAGAGGATAGAGGGAAGAACCCCGGTGTCATTTAAATAGACGTAATTCAAATGACAACGATGTATGCTGTTAATAAAACCGAGAGCAGGAAGATTCTCATTAACCTGAAGATGCAGATTCAGCACCTCCTCCCTACAGACATCAATGACAAAACTCTTGTTGACTTCAGCTAGGTGCCAGCTCGAGTTAGAATTACGATATGgcataaaaaatgcaaaacaagtaCCCTTTGTGGGTCCAGGGCCCGTATTACTGAACCAAATCAATGCTCGGAGACTCACCGGTCAAGTTTTGACTAAAAAATCCCAGTGAATATCTGGTCTCCAGACAAGCACCGGGCACCGTACCTGTCCCAGTTAGACATCTGGCTCTGGTTGGCTTCCATCAGTAAAATATCATCGATCTCATCCTCAATCCGGAACGGATGCTGAGACACCGGTTCGTCCTCAGGGCAGGAATAGGGGCTCATGTagggatgctgcagccccaTCTCGGCCGTTAAGCGATCCATGGGGTTAAATGTCAGTATTTTCTCCAGGAAATCGATGGCTGCAAGTCACAGAGAAACAAACTCACTCATTCCTCAAAAGCACTGCTGGCTGTCTTTCCAGGAACGGCTTCGTGAATCCCCCACACCAAATCCGCTcgagggaaggaaggaattaaAGGTCAAGTCCTGTCGGAAGTCTAACACGGGCACATTTGTCCTGCCTGCTTCAGGGCTACGTGACTAAGTCCCTGGCATGGCAAACgctgttaaattattttgcacGTTAATATTTCGGAAATTCGGAGCgtctaaaattatttcagaaagaccGTAGAGAGCAAGGTCTCTACGctgatgaaagcagaaatttcgTGCAACTCAAGCGACTGGAATTAAACCTAAATACAAGTTTGTGGGGATTTTTTGATGAGGCTACGTGAAAAAGATCAAATCCTGCCATTAAAGATGCATTTCCTATTCATTTAGGTCTTGGTGCATGGAAGAGCCCCTTCAAGTCCAGTTAAGGtaactacaaatattttttgcgCTGTACCTTCAGAAACGTCCCCGTGAAGATCGCAATCGTAGGAATTGGACTGAATCTTTGTGCCAAAGAAGCTTTAGGAGCGAAATCACTCAGCACAAAGGAAGGGCCATACCTGTTGCCTCAGTGCTTAAATATTAACCAATATCACGTTGTTTCCCACCAAATCATTTCATCGCGTAGATTGAGCCCGAGGAGAAGGCACTGCCAAAGCGGCGCGCGCCACGGTACCTTCGCTGTCCACCTCGGGGAGCAGCTTGCGCAGCGGCTTCCTCACTTCCCAGGTGCTGTTGATGAAGCTGGGCATCACCTTGAGCAGCTCCTCCTTGTCTTCCTCGTGGATGACGGGGATCGTCTCCAGAATCAGCTGCATCTGCTCCAGCTCGTGACCCCCTGAGTGGGCAGAGAAAGGCAGGGAGCTGAGACGCGCACACGGCCCAGCCAGCCTCAGCTTACCCGGGCAGCTCCCAAAATCCCGGAGAAAACAGGCAGAGAACTTTTTGGCTGCGATGACTGCACCTACACGAGTCTTTTTGCAGACTTAAAATCATCTGGGGTTTCAATCCTTTTCCTTGAGGATGGATTTACCCCCCTATTCCTAAGCCCCGGTGCAGGGCTGGCTCCCGTAAGAGAGGAACGACGCATCCGGGGAGCGTTGCAGAGCCAACCGCCTAATTAATGAACGCTGATCCTATTCTTCAGCGCGCTATTGAATTTGACTGAGAGCTCTGCCGATGATTTCCAGCTTCTTACGTGTACCGAGAAGCTGCCTggcttaaaatataaataccgAGTCGTGCTATCGACTTTCTGTCTACTGGAAACGCCGGTTATAAATATTCTGTTGTTAGAGCCAGGACTAGCCATTAAGAGCCAGGACTAGCCAGTAAGAGCCAGGACTAGCCAGTAAGAGCCAGGACTAGCCATTCTGTCCCCAAATAAGAGCTTTCCGTGGGTCTCCAAAGGGTTCCAAACACACCCCATGGGCAATGAAAGGTCCAACGGTCAAGGTTAGGGAAAGGGTCTCCATCCATCGTGGCTTTGTCACTCCACCAAGGTCCAGTTCAATGCATTTACAGCTATTTTCACCCCAACTCTGCCAGGACGTGGCAATGAACGTGTCCCCAAGCCAGCACGGGTCATTACCACACCCCGTGTTGTCATTACGCAACGAGAGGGCTTtctattttctccttcctccactGGCGACGCTTTGCGATGAGCGGCAGCAGATCACCGGAGGGAGCT
The genomic region above belongs to Oxyura jamaicensis isolate SHBP4307 breed ruddy duck chromosome Z, BPBGC_Ojam_1.0, whole genome shotgun sequence and contains:
- the MAPK4 gene encoding mitogen-activated protein kinase 4 isoform X1, which gives rise to MRFAGRRSAVQTRGQEESCGTAEGPWGCAGLCPAAGTSAPAAWLGACPGTEAPGTPGSASACSPKHRGFGEGQKGTEPAMAEKCDCIASVYGYDLGCRFVNFRPLGFGANGLVLSALDSKSCRKVAVKKITISDARSMKHAFREIKIIRRLEHDNIVRVYEVLGPKGTNLRGDFFKFNVVYIVQEYMETDLARLLEQGKLAEEHAKLFMYQLLRGLKYIHSANVLHRDLKPANIFISTEDLVLKIGDFGLARIVDQHYSHKGYLSEGLVTKWYRSPRLLLSPNNYTKAIDMWAAGCILAEMLTGRMLFAGGHELEQMQLILETIPVIHEEDKEELLKVMPSFINSTWEVRKPLRKLLPEVDSEAIDFLEKILTFNPMDRLTAEMGLQHPYMSPYSCPEDEPVSQHPFRIEDEIDDILLMEANQSQMSNWDRYHVSLSSDLDWRHDKYHDMDEVQRDPRAGSESIAEEAQVDPRKYSQSSSERFLELSHSSMDRVFDAECGKSCDYKVGSPSYLDKLLWRDNKPHHYSEPKLILDLSHWKRATIAPETELSLEEEPSNLFLEIAQWVKSTQVGLECPGTLPEIQERSLPSPPHHLRQESKEVSTETDPEFNLDVFISRALKLCTKPEDLPDNKLNDINGACISEHPSEIVQTEVYQKERW
- the MAPK4 gene encoding mitogen-activated protein kinase 4 isoform X2; the encoded protein is MAEKCDCIASVYGYDLGCRFVNFRPLGFGANGLVLSALDSKSCRKVAVKKITISDARSMKHAFREIKIIRRLEHDNIVRVYEVLGPKGTNLRGDFFKFNVVYIVQEYMETDLARLLEQGKLAEEHAKLFMYQLLRGLKYIHSANVLHRDLKPANIFISTEDLVLKIGDFGLARIVDQHYSHKGYLSEGLVTKWYRSPRLLLSPNNYTKAIDMWAAGCILAEMLTGRMLFAGGHELEQMQLILETIPVIHEEDKEELLKVMPSFINSTWEVRKPLRKLLPEVDSEAIDFLEKILTFNPMDRLTAEMGLQHPYMSPYSCPEDEPVSQHPFRIEDEIDDILLMEANQSQMSNWDRYHVSLSSDLDWRHDKYHDMDEVQRDPRAGSESIAEEAQVDPRKYSQSSSERFLELSHSSMDRVFDAECGKSCDYKVGSPSYLDKLLWRDNKPHHYSEPKLILDLSHWKRATIAPETELSLEEEPSNLFLEIAQWVKSTQVGLECPGTLPEIQERSLPSPPHHLRQESKEVSTETDPEFNLDVFISRALKLCTKPEDLPDNKLNDINGACISEHPSEIVQTEVYQKERW